The following coding sequences lie in one Miscanthus floridulus cultivar M001 chromosome 9, ASM1932011v1, whole genome shotgun sequence genomic window:
- the LOC136481857 gene encoding disease resistance protein RPM1-like encodes MAEAALLALSKIGFYLAGEAATFVATKFSNLTELPNIVQRVRRQLLMMNLFIRKTGALYLSDELLKGWISEVRMLAYRVEDVMDNFSYHYLRYKNDQFLKRLSKGINYTAVFSGISDELIQIEKEIVHVSMLKDQWLRPVHELLPTQINNSELQFPQYSMPQFMKDEDLVGIEKNSKQLMKWLRSDTQDLKVVSVCGMGGIGKTTLIANVYEKQRDNFEVLLWLTISQTYNSVEALLRKLLLEMRRPDSDSEVMDKRKLEDINSMDILMVKTELRAGFGSKKYLVVLDDIWNPQVYESMRDVFEDSKNGSCIVITTRKEDVAALASKHHQLKLSPLGLKDALCLLCIKAFPYNDESEGPSKVLELATDTANKCNGSSLVNCPAELHDLATGVAKKFEALLLEQCPAELQELANDAKRKCEGLSMAKSSSELLDLANHIAKKSVALPVAKCPLEMQVLAVNIAKKCAGLPLAIVSIGSLLSTRKLILPVWKQIYDQLPSELEKYVQVRGILSLSYYDLPGELRNCFLYCSMFPEDYPLPREKLVRLWIAEGFVVKKGNSTLEEVAEGYLMELIHRNMLQVVDNDELGGVSTCRMHDILRELALTISKVEMFGIVNDFGAVIQMDRDVRRLSAFRWRKMKNDASKMKFPRLRTLMASETIVMSIPSILSESKYLTVLELQDSEVTTLPSSIGHLFNLRYIGLRNTGISVLPESIENLINLQTLDVKSTNIRNLPHGIVKLTKLRHILADRYADVKQSEFRYFVGVEAPKGLSNLEELQTLETVQSSIYLAEQLENMMQLRSVWIENISAAHCSKICKVLSMMPLLDSLLLSATNGNEPLSFEDLKPTSTKLHRLIVRGCWAGRTLKCPMFEHHGENLKYLALSHCHLGGEDPLVFLASHAPHLSYLRLNNINSTHKLVVPADSFTHLKTLVLMGLHDVYFLDIGHGSLPVIEAMYITSLPNLATVPQGIENCQRLKKLWLLGLDEYFKAQWNNKGMKQKMQHVPEIRI; translated from the coding sequence ATGGCTGAAGCAGCTCTTCTTGCTCTCTCAAAGATCGGTTTCTATTTAGCAGGAGAAGCTGCAACCTTTGTGGCAACCAAATTTTCTAATTTGACAGAGCTACCGAACATAGTGCAGCGTGTGCGAAGGCAACTTTTGATGATGAATCTCTTCATACGGAAGACAGGTGCGCTGTATCTCAGTGACGAACTCCTGAAGGGATGGATCTCAGAGGTGCGAATGTTGGCCTACCGTGTTGAGGATGTAATGGATAACTTTTCGTACCATTATCTTCGATACAAGAATGACCAATTCCTGAAAAGACTGAGCAAAGGAATAAACTATACTGCGGTATTTAGTGGAATATCTGATGAGCTAATTCAGATTGAGAAGGAAATTGTGCATGTTTCCATGCTGAAGGATCAATGGTTGAGacctgttcatgagcttcttccAACTCAAATCAACAACAGCGAACTACAATTCCCTCAGTACAGTATGCCCCAATTTATGAAAGACGAAGATCTTGTGGGGATTGAGAAAAACAGCAAGCAGCTAATGAAATGGTTGAGGTCAGATACACAAGATCTTAAAGTGGTATCAGTTTGTGGTATGGGCGGAATAGGAAAGACCACCCTGATCGCAAATGTATACGAGAAGCAAAGGGATAACTTTGAGGTGCTTTTGTGGCTTACTATTTCACAGACATACAATAGCGTGGAGGCATTGCTGAGGAAGCTACTACTTGAGATGAGAAGACCTGACAGTGACAGCGAGGTAATGGATAAGAGGAAATTAGAAGACATTAACAGCATGGACATCCTCATGGTTAAAACAGAGTTAAGGGCAGGGTTTGGATCAAAGAAGTATTTAGTTGTATTAGATGACATATGGAACCCCCAAGTGTATGAATCAATGCGAGATGTGTTTGAAGATTCTAAAAATGGAAGTTGCATTGTTATCACAACAAGGAAAGAGGATGTGGCTGCTCTTGCTTCCAAGCATCATCAGCTCAAGCTTAGTCCATTAGGTCTGAAGGACGCTCTTTGCCTACTTTGCATCAAAGCTTTTCCTTACAATGACGAGTCTGAGGGCCCATCAAAGGTACTCGAGTTAGCTACTGATACTGCAAATAAATGTAATGGATCATCTCTGGTGAACTGTCCAGCAGAGCTTCATGATCTAGCTACTGGTGTTGCTAAGAAATTTGAGGCCCTTTTGCTGGAGCAGTGCCCAGCTGAGCTTCAGGAGCTAGCTAATGATGCTAAAAGGAAATGTGAGGGCCTGTCAATGGCAAAAAGCTCATCAGAACTCCTGGACCTAGCTAATCATATTGCAAAGAAAAGTGTGGCCCTGCCAGTTGCCAAGTGCCCATTAGAGATGCAGGTGCTAGCTGTTAATATTGCAAAGAAATGTGCGGGCTTGCCTTTGGCAATTGTATCTATAGGAAGCTTACTTTCTACAAGGAAGCTAATTCTGCCAGTTTGGAAGCAGATATATGATCAACTTCCCTCTGAACTAGAGAAGTATGTACAGGTTCGTGGAATTCTAAGTCTGAGCTACTATGACTTGCCAGGAGAGCTTAGAAATTGCTTCCTATACTGCAGCATGTTCCCTGAAGATTATCCCTTGCCAAGGGAAAAGCTTGTGCGACTATGGATTGCTGAAGGGTTTGTAGTAAAGAAAGGGAACAGTACACTAGAGGAAGTTGCAGAGGGCTATCTCATGGAACTGATCCATCGAAACATGTTGCAAGTTGTTGATAATGATGAACTTGGTGGGGTGAGTACATGCAGAATGCATGATATCTTGAGAGAGTTAGCCCTTACAATCTCTAAAGTAGAGATGTTTGGTATTGTTAATGATTTTGGTGCAGTAATTCAAATGGATAGAGATGTACGTCGCTTATCTGCATTTAGATGGAGGAAGATGAAAAATGATGCATCCAAGATGAAATTTCCACGCCTGCGGACGCTAATGGCAAGTGAAACCATTGTGATGTCTATACCTTCAATATTATCTGAATCCAAATACCTTACTGTCCTTGAATTGCAAGACTCAGAAGTCACCACATTACCTTCATCAATTGGTCATCTGTTTAATCTACGCTACATTGGTCTGAGAAATACAGGAATAAGCGTACTGCCAGAATCTATAGAGAATCTCATCAATCTTCAGACTCTTGATGTCAAGTCAACCAATATTAGAAATCTGCCACATGGGATTGTGAAGCTCACTAAGCTTAGGCACATTCTTGCTGACAGATATGCTGACGTGAAGCAGTCAGAGTTCCGGTACTTTGTTGGAGTGGAGGCACCTAAAGGGCTTTCAAATCTGGAAGAACTTCAAACTCTTGAGACAGTGCAATCAAGTATTTACTTGGCTGAGCAGCTGGAGAATATGATGCAACTAAGGAGCGTGTGGATTGAAAACATAAGTGCTGCCCATTGTAGCAAGATTTGTAAGGTTTTGTCAATGATGCCGCTTCTTGATAGCTTGCTTCTCTCTGCTACTAATGGGAACGAGCCACTTTCTTTTGAGGATCTCAAACCAACTTCCACAAAGCTCCACAGGTTGATTGTCAGAGGTTGTTGGGCTGGCAGAACACTGAAGTGCCCAATGTTTGAGCACCATGGGGAAAATCTTAAGTATCTAGCTCTTAGCCATTGTCACCTTGGGGGAGAAGATCCATTGGTGTTCCTCGCATCACATGCCCCGCACCTGTCCTATCTAAGACTCAACAACATAAACAGTACACACAAATTGGTTGTTCCTGCTGACTCCTTCACTCACCTTAAGACACTTGTTTTGATGGGTTTGCATGATGTGTATTTTCTGGACATTGGACATGGTTCACTTCCAGTCATTGAGGCTATGTACATTACATCGCTACCAAACCTAGCTACAGTCCCTCAAGGAATTGAAAACTGTCAGCGTCTTAAGAAGCTTTGGTTGCTTGGTCTCGACGAGTACTTCAAAGCTCAATGGAACAATAAGGGCATGAAACAAAAGATGCAGCATGTTCCAGAGATCCGCATCTAG